The Brassica napus cultivar Da-Ae chromosome C7, Da-Ae, whole genome shotgun sequence genome has a segment encoding these proteins:
- the LOC106408122 gene encoding putative nuclease HARBI1 isoform X1: MADELDRRLDAAVNEAFDEYFEETYNSIVENRTAKKKKRAYVERNREAGHNRLWNDYFSEDPTFPPHLSRRHFRMNKEVFMRIVDTLSANVPFFQQRRDAVGRLGLSTLQKCTAAIRMLAYGSAADAVDEYLRLGESTSLSCLTNFTEGVIQLFGDEYLRRPTPEDLQRLLDIGEVRGFPGMIGSIDCMHWEWKNCPTAWKGQYTRGSGKPTIVLEAIASQDLWIWHAFFGPPGTLNDINVLDRSPVFDDIYQGRAPRVTYMVNGLQYDLAYYLTDGIYPKWSTFIQSITLPQGSKAALFAKVQEATRKDVERAFGVLQARFAIVKNPALSLDKEKIGKIMRACIILHNMIVENERGGYTLYDTSKFEEGESSRSSHVEHINNMPSHFGNMLGLRNQVRDRHTHEALKNNLIENIWNKFGNDEDV, from the coding sequence ATGGCAGATGAACTCGACCGAAGACTCGATGCGGCTGTCAATGAGGCTTTTGATGAATATTTTGAAGAAACATACAACAGCATTGTGGAGAATCGAActgcaaaaaagaagaaacgtGCATATGTCGAAAGAAACCGAGAAGCGGGCCACAACCGTCTATGGAATGACTACTTCAGTGAAGATCCGACATTTCCGCCTCATTTATCCAGACGCCATTTTCGTATGAACAAGGAAGTATTCATGCGTATTGTCGACACCCTCTCAGCAAATGTTCCATTctttcaacaaagaagagatgcaGTTGGAAGGTTAGGTCTATCAACACTAcaaaagtgtacggcagctATTCGTATGCTTGCTTACGGCTCTGCGGCTGATGCcgttgacgaatatctccgacttggtgaaagCACATCACTTTCTTGTTTAACCAATTTCACAGAAGGCGTAATACAGttatttggagatgagtatctacgaagacccactccagaggatcttcaacgactactcgatattggagaggtaCGCGGCTTTCcggggatgataggaagcatcgattgtatgcattgggagtggaagaattgcccaaccgcttggaaaggacagtacacacgtggatcaggaaagccgacaattgtcttgGAGGCTAtagcttcacaagatctttggatatggcacgctttttttggtcctccaggtaccttaaacgatatAAACGTCCTTGATCGGTCACCTGTGTTTGATGACATTTACCAAGGTCGAGCTCCAAGGGTAACGTACATGGTCAACGGACTCCAGTATGATTTGGCTTACTACCTCACAgacggtatatatccaaaatggtcaacatttatccaatctatcacaCTCCCTCAAGGTTCTAAAGCAGCGTTATTTGCTAAAGTTCAAGAAGCAacccgaaaagatgtggagcgtgcttttggtgtattgcaagctcgatttgcgatAGTGAAAAACCCAGCTCTATCATTGGACAAGGAAAAAatagggaagattatgagagcatgtatcatactacacaatatgatagtcgaaAATGAACGAGGTGGATACACTCTGTACGATACATCGAAATTTGAAGAAGGCGAGTCGAGCAGAAGTTCACATGTAGAGCATATTAACAACATGCCTTCACATTTCGGTAATATGCTTGGTCTACGGAATCAGGTTCGAGATAGGCATACACACGAAgcattgaaaaataatttaatcgaaaatatttggaacaagtTTGGTAATGATGAAGATGTATAA